The Lemur catta isolate mLemCat1 chromosome X, mLemCat1.pri, whole genome shotgun sequence genome has a window encoding:
- the LOC123628046 gene encoding LOW QUALITY PROTEIN: cyclic AMP-dependent transcription factor ATF-1-like (The sequence of the model RefSeq protein was modified relative to this genomic sequence to represent the inferred CDS: inserted 1 base in 1 codon): protein MEDSHKCNTSETAPQPGSAVQGARLSQIAQQVSLSESEESQDSSDSIGSSQKAHGILAWCPSYRKIFKDLSSEDTRGRKGDGENPGVSAVTSMSVPTPIHQTSSGQYIAIAPNGALQLASPGTDGVQGLQTLTMXNSGDTQQGTTILQYAQTSDGQQILVPSNQVVVQAASGDKQTYQIRTTPSAACLPQTVVMTSPVILTSQTTKTDDPQLKREVRLMKNREAARECRRKKKEYVKCLENRVAVLELIEELKTLKDLYSHKSV, encoded by the exons ATGGAAGATTCCCACAAGTGTAACACTTCAGAGACAGCACCTCAGCCTGGTTCAGCAGTTCAGGGAGCCCGCCTTTCTCAGATTGCTCAACAGGTATCTTTATCAGAAAGTGAGGAGTCTCAGGACTCATCTGACAGCATAGGCTCCTCACAGAAAGCCCACGGGATCCTAGCATGGTGCCCatcttacagaaaaatttttaaagacctaTCTTCTGAAGATACACGGGGCAGAAAAGGAGATGGAGAAAACCCTGGAGTTTCTGCTGTCACTTCTATGTCCGTTCCGACTCCCATTCATCAGACTAGCAGTGGACAGTACATTGCCATTGCCCCAAATGGAGCCTTACAGTTGGCCAGTCCAGGCACAGATGGAGTACAGGGACTTCAGACATTAACCA AAAATTCAGGCGATACTCAGCAAGGTACAACTATCCTCCAGTACGCGCAGACCTCTGATGGACAGCAAATACTTGTGCCCAGTAATCAAGTGGTAGTACAGGCCGCATCGGGAGATAAACAGACATACCAGATTCGTACCACACCTTCAGCTGCTTGTCTGCCACAAACTGTGGTGATGACATCTCCTGTGATTCTTACATCTCAGACAACTAAGACAGATGACCCCCAATTGAAAAGAGAAGTAAGGTTAATGAAAAACAGAGAGGCTGCTCGAGAATGTcgcagaaagaagaaagaatacgTGAAATGCCTGGAAAATCGAGTTGCAGTCCTGGAACTAATAGAAGAGTTAAAAACTTTGAAGGATCTTTATTCCCATAAAAGTGTTTGA
- the LOC123628047 gene encoding protein FAM156A/FAM156B-like isoform X1 → MSVEHKETARLLLTLAILFASPPATVRPHTLLATFWIAENLQLQLLAQTRGPSGASSSDETSMDPLQKWNPVMISGSSRMPAAETSQAGPAAPRPSCSEQLTGALGNPRPGPGTSHPAPLPEGLLQQRYREEKTLPERRWEKLALPQKKKAILGHLRRRHRDHMAPYPAEREPRLVPSGSRDQNRFRCECRYCQSHRPTLAGIPGERSGAPPASSWEALVQGLSGLTLSLGGSQPGLLPGGALQQQEREEKRQLERQQESKRVFQRLLKQWLEEN, encoded by the exons ATGTCTGTGGAGCATAAAGAAACCGCCAGACTGCTGCTCACACTGGCCATACTGTTCGCTTCCCCACCAGCTACcg TCCGGCCACACACCCTCCTCGCTACCTTCTGGATCGCTGAGAACCTCCAGCTGCAGCTTCTTGCCCAGACCCGAGGCCCGAGCGGAGCGTCCAGCTCAGACGAGACCTCCATGGATCCACTCCAGAAATGGAATCCGGTGATGATCTCGGGATCTTCCCGGATGCCGGCGGCAGAGACTTCGCAGGCGGGCCCAGCAGCCCCTCGGCCTTCCTGCTCGGAGCAGCTGACGGGGGCCCTGGGAAACCCACGCCCCGGCCCTGGCACCAGCCACCCTGCGCCCCTGCCAGAGGGGCTGCTCCAGCAGCGGTACCGGGAGGAGAAGACCCTGCCAGAGAGGCGGTGGGAGAAGCTGGCGCTCCCGCAGAAGAAGAAAGCAATCCTGGGCCACCTGAGGCGCAGACACCGGGATCACATGGCACCTTACCCGGCTGAGCGGGAACCCAGGCTCGTTCCGTCAGGGAGCAGGGATCAGAATCGATTCCGATGCGAGTGTCGATACTGCCAGAGCCACAGGCCCACTCTTGCCGGGATCCCTGGGGAGAGGAGCGGGGCCCCTCCCGCGTCCTCCTGGGAGGCGCTGGTGCAGGGCCTCAGCGGCCTGACCCTCAGCCTGGGCGGCAGCCAGCCCGGCCTCCTGCCCGGAGGGGCGCTCcagcagcaggagagggaggagaagcgccagctggagaggcagcaggagagCAAGAGAGTGTTCCAGAGGCTGCTCAAACAGTGGttagaggaaaactga
- the LOC123628047 gene encoding protein FAM156A/FAM156B-like isoform X2, whose amino-acid sequence MDPLQKWNPVMISGSSRMPAAETSQAGPAAPRPSCSEQLTGALGNPRPGPGTSHPAPLPEGLLQQRYREEKTLPERRWEKLALPQKKKAILGHLRRRHRDHMAPYPAEREPRLVPSGSRDQNRFRCECRYCQSHRPTLAGIPGERSGAPPASSWEALVQGLSGLTLSLGGSQPGLLPGGALQQQEREEKRQLERQQESKRVFQRLLKQWLEEN is encoded by the coding sequence ATGGATCCACTCCAGAAATGGAATCCGGTGATGATCTCGGGATCTTCCCGGATGCCGGCGGCAGAGACTTCGCAGGCGGGCCCAGCAGCCCCTCGGCCTTCCTGCTCGGAGCAGCTGACGGGGGCCCTGGGAAACCCACGCCCCGGCCCTGGCACCAGCCACCCTGCGCCCCTGCCAGAGGGGCTGCTCCAGCAGCGGTACCGGGAGGAGAAGACCCTGCCAGAGAGGCGGTGGGAGAAGCTGGCGCTCCCGCAGAAGAAGAAAGCAATCCTGGGCCACCTGAGGCGCAGACACCGGGATCACATGGCACCTTACCCGGCTGAGCGGGAACCCAGGCTCGTTCCGTCAGGGAGCAGGGATCAGAATCGATTCCGATGCGAGTGTCGATACTGCCAGAGCCACAGGCCCACTCTTGCCGGGATCCCTGGGGAGAGGAGCGGGGCCCCTCCCGCGTCCTCCTGGGAGGCGCTGGTGCAGGGCCTCAGCGGCCTGACCCTCAGCCTGGGCGGCAGCCAGCCCGGCCTCCTGCCCGGAGGGGCGCTCcagcagcaggagagggaggagaagcgccagctggagaggcagcaggagagCAAGAGAGTGTTCCAGAGGCTGCTCAAACAGTGGttagaggaaaactga